The following coding sequences are from one Capsicum annuum cultivar UCD-10X-F1 chromosome 3, UCD10Xv1.1, whole genome shotgun sequence window:
- the LOC107863399 gene encoding protein TPX2 isoform X1: MDEEMEDFIVECSDVYEIDSEYEFDAARFYDFCRPESTSDAEEAERWFQTAGNYLPSPLIIKLNLGKEITAGNSNGCSRLQEGKMAKSKCNNSYIPVGSEVSPSKSKTKGMISKGRTTQEICKIKPEPRSSIARGSTLMKPTASYLAKQRFQSTSNKSDMTSSQNSLASENIGTKRQKLEIGYLLKIAHMKHQRLLSHKISKKDASSISNSIHSKFKVTVPREPELETLQRAQRRSFRCNEDSNSSESTKPKTQMLKAQSLNRNIFKDPTLPPLRKTRAPLPGFDLSNSPNADSAAQNALVDFKRPNTQNAVKQGKSLTSLKSRSHKCNKVFLQIFPSREDNGIGDDTGQESTYSKESKSIFDEKLSVHPPTELLNKLSLRSEKEAREESQPKKNPSAKELKENAPNCLPIKFWKCVGKPNQCAAERGTPRIGHYSSMNRSLGIR, encoded by the exons ATGGACGAAGAAATGGAGGATTTCATTGTTGAATGTTCGGATGTATACGAAATTGACTCTGAATATGAATTTGACGCTGCTCGCTTTTATGATTTCTGTCGTCCGGAGTCGACCTCCGACGCTGAAGAAGCCGAGCGTTGGTTTCAAACGGCTGGCAACTATCTGCCTTCTC CTCTCATTATTAAGTTAAACCTGGGGAAAGAGATTACAGCAGGAAACTCAAATGGTTGCTCAAGGTTACAAGAAGGGAAAATGGCAAAATCAAAATGCAACAACTCATACATACCTGTTGGTTCTGAAGTTTCGCCCTCCAAATCGAAAACTAAAG GAATGATATCTAAAGGTCGAACGACTCAGGAAATTTGCAAGATAAAGCCAGAGCCAAGATCTTCAATAGCAAGAGGCTCAACTTTAATGAAGCCCACGGCTAGTTATTTGGCTAAACAGAG GTTTCAGAGTACATCTAACAAGTCTGACATGACAAGCTCACAGAATTCTTTGGCATCTGAAAATATTGGAACCAAAAGGCAAAAGCTAGAAATTGGTTATCTACTTAAG ATTGCTCACATGAAGCATCAACGTCTACTATCGCACAAGATATCCAAAAAG GATGCTTCCTCCATCTCTAATTCGATACATTCCAAATTTAAAGTTACCGTTCCAAGAGAACCTGAACTAGAAACTCTGCAGAGGGCACAAAGGCGAAG TTTCAGGTGCAACGAGGACTCAAATTCAAGTGAAAGCACAAAACCCAAAACCCAAATGCTTAAAGCACAGTCCTTGAACAGAAAT ATCTTCAAGGATCCTACATTGCCTCCTCTCAGAAAGACTAGAGCACCGTTGCCGGGGTTTGAT TTATCAAACTCTCCAAATGCCGATTCTGCCGCACAAAATGCTTTAGTGGACTTTAAAAG ACCAAACACTCAAAATGCTGTGAAGCAGGGAAAATCTTTAACATCACTCAAGTCAAGATCACATAAATGTAACAAG GTCTTCCTACAGATATTTCCAAGTAGGGAAGATAATGGCATAGGTGATGACACTGGACAAGAAAGTACATACTCAAAG GAATCTAAATCCATATTTGATGAGAAACTTTCAGTGCATCCTCCAACTGAACTGCTTAATAAG TTGTCCCTTAGATCCGAAAAGGAAGCACGTGAAGAATCTCAGCCAAAAAAGAATCCCTCAGCGAAG GAGTTGAAGGAGAATGCTCCAAATTGTTTGCCAATTAAATTTTGG AAATGTGTTGGAAAACCAAATCAGTGTGCAGCAGAGAGGGGCACTCCCAGGATTGGACACTACTCCAGCATGAACAG GAGCTTGGGAATCCGATGA
- the LOC107863399 gene encoding protein TPX2 isoform X7: MDEEMEDFIVECSDVYEIDSEYEFDAARFYDFCRPESTSDAEEAERWFQTAGNYLPSPLIIKLNLGKEITAGNSNGCSRLQEGKMAKSKCNNSYIPVGSEVSPSKSKTKGMISKGRTTQEICKIKPEPRSSIARGSTLMKPTASYLAKQRFQSTSNKSDMTSSQNSLASENIGTKRQKLEIGYLLKIAHMKHQRLLSHKISKKDASSISNSIHSKFKVTVPREPELETLQRAQRRSFRCNEDSNSSESTKPKTQMLKAQSLNRNIFKDPTLPPLRKTRAPLPGFDLSNSPNADSAAQNALVDFKRPNTQNAVKQGKSLTSLKSRSHKCNKVFLQIFPSREDNGIGDDTGQESTYSKESKSIFDEKLSVHPPTELLNKLSLRSEKEAREESQPKKNPSAKKCVGKPNQCAAERGTPRIGHYSSMNRSLGIR, from the exons ATGGACGAAGAAATGGAGGATTTCATTGTTGAATGTTCGGATGTATACGAAATTGACTCTGAATATGAATTTGACGCTGCTCGCTTTTATGATTTCTGTCGTCCGGAGTCGACCTCCGACGCTGAAGAAGCCGAGCGTTGGTTTCAAACGGCTGGCAACTATCTGCCTTCTC CTCTCATTATTAAGTTAAACCTGGGGAAAGAGATTACAGCAGGAAACTCAAATGGTTGCTCAAGGTTACAAGAAGGGAAAATGGCAAAATCAAAATGCAACAACTCATACATACCTGTTGGTTCTGAAGTTTCGCCCTCCAAATCGAAAACTAAAG GAATGATATCTAAAGGTCGAACGACTCAGGAAATTTGCAAGATAAAGCCAGAGCCAAGATCTTCAATAGCAAGAGGCTCAACTTTAATGAAGCCCACGGCTAGTTATTTGGCTAAACAGAG GTTTCAGAGTACATCTAACAAGTCTGACATGACAAGCTCACAGAATTCTTTGGCATCTGAAAATATTGGAACCAAAAGGCAAAAGCTAGAAATTGGTTATCTACTTAAG ATTGCTCACATGAAGCATCAACGTCTACTATCGCACAAGATATCCAAAAAG GATGCTTCCTCCATCTCTAATTCGATACATTCCAAATTTAAAGTTACCGTTCCAAGAGAACCTGAACTAGAAACTCTGCAGAGGGCACAAAGGCGAAG TTTCAGGTGCAACGAGGACTCAAATTCAAGTGAAAGCACAAAACCCAAAACCCAAATGCTTAAAGCACAGTCCTTGAACAGAAAT ATCTTCAAGGATCCTACATTGCCTCCTCTCAGAAAGACTAGAGCACCGTTGCCGGGGTTTGAT TTATCAAACTCTCCAAATGCCGATTCTGCCGCACAAAATGCTTTAGTGGACTTTAAAAG ACCAAACACTCAAAATGCTGTGAAGCAGGGAAAATCTTTAACATCACTCAAGTCAAGATCACATAAATGTAACAAG GTCTTCCTACAGATATTTCCAAGTAGGGAAGATAATGGCATAGGTGATGACACTGGACAAGAAAGTACATACTCAAAG GAATCTAAATCCATATTTGATGAGAAACTTTCAGTGCATCCTCCAACTGAACTGCTTAATAAG TTGTCCCTTAGATCCGAAAAGGAAGCACGTGAAGAATCTCAGCCAAAAAAGAATCCCTCAGCGAAG AAATGTGTTGGAAAACCAAATCAGTGTGCAGCAGAGAGGGGCACTCCCAGGATTGGACACTACTCCAGCATGAACAG GAGCTTGGGAATCCGATGA
- the LOC107863399 gene encoding protein TPX2 isoform X4: MDEEMEDFIVECSDVYEIDSEYEFDAARFYDFCRPESTSDAEEAERWFQTAGNYLPSPLIIKLNLGKEITAGNSNGCSRLQEGKMAKSKCNNSYIPVGSEVSPSKSKTKGMISKGRTTQEICKIKPEPRSSIARGSTLMKPTASYLAKQRFQSTSNKSDMTSSQNSLASENIGTKRQKLEIGYLLKIAHMKHQRLLSHKISKKDASSISNSIHSKFKVTVPREPELETLQRAQRRRCNEDSNSSESTKPKTQMLKAQSLNRNIFKDPTLPPLRKTRAPLPGFDLSNSPNADSAAQNALVDFKRPNTQNAVKQGKSLTSLKSRSHKCNKIFPSREDNGIGDDTGQESTYSKESKSIFDEKLSVHPPTELLNKLSLRSEKEAREESQPKKNPSAKELKENAPNCLPIKFWKCVGKPNQCAAERGTPRIGHYSSMNRSLGIR, from the exons ATGGACGAAGAAATGGAGGATTTCATTGTTGAATGTTCGGATGTATACGAAATTGACTCTGAATATGAATTTGACGCTGCTCGCTTTTATGATTTCTGTCGTCCGGAGTCGACCTCCGACGCTGAAGAAGCCGAGCGTTGGTTTCAAACGGCTGGCAACTATCTGCCTTCTC CTCTCATTATTAAGTTAAACCTGGGGAAAGAGATTACAGCAGGAAACTCAAATGGTTGCTCAAGGTTACAAGAAGGGAAAATGGCAAAATCAAAATGCAACAACTCATACATACCTGTTGGTTCTGAAGTTTCGCCCTCCAAATCGAAAACTAAAG GAATGATATCTAAAGGTCGAACGACTCAGGAAATTTGCAAGATAAAGCCAGAGCCAAGATCTTCAATAGCAAGAGGCTCAACTTTAATGAAGCCCACGGCTAGTTATTTGGCTAAACAGAG GTTTCAGAGTACATCTAACAAGTCTGACATGACAAGCTCACAGAATTCTTTGGCATCTGAAAATATTGGAACCAAAAGGCAAAAGCTAGAAATTGGTTATCTACTTAAG ATTGCTCACATGAAGCATCAACGTCTACTATCGCACAAGATATCCAAAAAG GATGCTTCCTCCATCTCTAATTCGATACATTCCAAATTTAAAGTTACCGTTCCAAGAGAACCTGAACTAGAAACTCTGCAGAGGGCACAAAGGCGAAG GTGCAACGAGGACTCAAATTCAAGTGAAAGCACAAAACCCAAAACCCAAATGCTTAAAGCACAGTCCTTGAACAGAAAT ATCTTCAAGGATCCTACATTGCCTCCTCTCAGAAAGACTAGAGCACCGTTGCCGGGGTTTGAT TTATCAAACTCTCCAAATGCCGATTCTGCCGCACAAAATGCTTTAGTGGACTTTAAAAG ACCAAACACTCAAAATGCTGTGAAGCAGGGAAAATCTTTAACATCACTCAAGTCAAGATCACATAAATGTAACAAG ATATTTCCAAGTAGGGAAGATAATGGCATAGGTGATGACACTGGACAAGAAAGTACATACTCAAAG GAATCTAAATCCATATTTGATGAGAAACTTTCAGTGCATCCTCCAACTGAACTGCTTAATAAG TTGTCCCTTAGATCCGAAAAGGAAGCACGTGAAGAATCTCAGCCAAAAAAGAATCCCTCAGCGAAG GAGTTGAAGGAGAATGCTCCAAATTGTTTGCCAATTAAATTTTGG AAATGTGTTGGAAAACCAAATCAGTGTGCAGCAGAGAGGGGCACTCCCAGGATTGGACACTACTCCAGCATGAACAG GAGCTTGGGAATCCGATGA
- the LOC107863399 gene encoding protein TPX2 isoform X2 produces MDEEMEDFIVECSDVYEIDSEYEFDAARFYDFCRPESTSDAEEAERWFQTAGNYLPSPLIIKLNLGKEITAGNSNGCSRLQEGKMAKSKCNNSYIPVGSEVSPSKSKTKGMISKGRTTQEICKIKPEPRSSIARGSTLMKPTASYLAKQRFQSTSNKSDMTSSQNSLASENIGTKRQKLEIGYLLKIAHMKHQRLLSHKISKKDASSISNSIHSKFKVTVPREPELETLQRAQRRRCNEDSNSSESTKPKTQMLKAQSLNRNIFKDPTLPPLRKTRAPLPGFDLSNSPNADSAAQNALVDFKRPNTQNAVKQGKSLTSLKSRSHKCNKVFLQIFPSREDNGIGDDTGQESTYSKESKSIFDEKLSVHPPTELLNKLSLRSEKEAREESQPKKNPSAKELKENAPNCLPIKFWKCVGKPNQCAAERGTPRIGHYSSMNRSLGIR; encoded by the exons ATGGACGAAGAAATGGAGGATTTCATTGTTGAATGTTCGGATGTATACGAAATTGACTCTGAATATGAATTTGACGCTGCTCGCTTTTATGATTTCTGTCGTCCGGAGTCGACCTCCGACGCTGAAGAAGCCGAGCGTTGGTTTCAAACGGCTGGCAACTATCTGCCTTCTC CTCTCATTATTAAGTTAAACCTGGGGAAAGAGATTACAGCAGGAAACTCAAATGGTTGCTCAAGGTTACAAGAAGGGAAAATGGCAAAATCAAAATGCAACAACTCATACATACCTGTTGGTTCTGAAGTTTCGCCCTCCAAATCGAAAACTAAAG GAATGATATCTAAAGGTCGAACGACTCAGGAAATTTGCAAGATAAAGCCAGAGCCAAGATCTTCAATAGCAAGAGGCTCAACTTTAATGAAGCCCACGGCTAGTTATTTGGCTAAACAGAG GTTTCAGAGTACATCTAACAAGTCTGACATGACAAGCTCACAGAATTCTTTGGCATCTGAAAATATTGGAACCAAAAGGCAAAAGCTAGAAATTGGTTATCTACTTAAG ATTGCTCACATGAAGCATCAACGTCTACTATCGCACAAGATATCCAAAAAG GATGCTTCCTCCATCTCTAATTCGATACATTCCAAATTTAAAGTTACCGTTCCAAGAGAACCTGAACTAGAAACTCTGCAGAGGGCACAAAGGCGAAG GTGCAACGAGGACTCAAATTCAAGTGAAAGCACAAAACCCAAAACCCAAATGCTTAAAGCACAGTCCTTGAACAGAAAT ATCTTCAAGGATCCTACATTGCCTCCTCTCAGAAAGACTAGAGCACCGTTGCCGGGGTTTGAT TTATCAAACTCTCCAAATGCCGATTCTGCCGCACAAAATGCTTTAGTGGACTTTAAAAG ACCAAACACTCAAAATGCTGTGAAGCAGGGAAAATCTTTAACATCACTCAAGTCAAGATCACATAAATGTAACAAG GTCTTCCTACAGATATTTCCAAGTAGGGAAGATAATGGCATAGGTGATGACACTGGACAAGAAAGTACATACTCAAAG GAATCTAAATCCATATTTGATGAGAAACTTTCAGTGCATCCTCCAACTGAACTGCTTAATAAG TTGTCCCTTAGATCCGAAAAGGAAGCACGTGAAGAATCTCAGCCAAAAAAGAATCCCTCAGCGAAG GAGTTGAAGGAGAATGCTCCAAATTGTTTGCCAATTAAATTTTGG AAATGTGTTGGAAAACCAAATCAGTGTGCAGCAGAGAGGGGCACTCCCAGGATTGGACACTACTCCAGCATGAACAG GAGCTTGGGAATCCGATGA
- the LOC107863399 gene encoding uncharacterized protein LOC107863399 isoform X5 translates to MDEEMEDFIVECSDVYEIDSEYEFDAARFYDFCRPESTSDAEEAERWFQTAGNYLPSQITAGNSNGCSRLQEGKMAKSKCNNSYIPVGSEVSPSKSKTKGMISKGRTTQEICKIKPEPRSSIARGSTLMKPTASYLAKQRFQSTSNKSDMTSSQNSLASENIGTKRQKLEIGYLLKIAHMKHQRLLSHKISKKDASSISNSIHSKFKVTVPREPELETLQRAQRRSFRCNEDSNSSESTKPKTQMLKAQSLNRNIFKDPTLPPLRKTRAPLPGFDLSNSPNADSAAQNALVDFKRPNTQNAVKQGKSLTSLKSRSHKCNKVFLQIFPSREDNGIGDDTGQESTYSKESKSIFDEKLSVHPPTELLNKLSLRSEKEAREESQPKKNPSAKELKENAPNCLPIKFWKCVGKPNQCAAERGTPRIGHYSSMNRSLGIR, encoded by the exons ATGGACGAAGAAATGGAGGATTTCATTGTTGAATGTTCGGATGTATACGAAATTGACTCTGAATATGAATTTGACGCTGCTCGCTTTTATGATTTCTGTCGTCCGGAGTCGACCTCCGACGCTGAAGAAGCCGAGCGTTGGTTTCAAACGGCTGGCAACTATCTGCCTTCTC AGATTACAGCAGGAAACTCAAATGGTTGCTCAAGGTTACAAGAAGGGAAAATGGCAAAATCAAAATGCAACAACTCATACATACCTGTTGGTTCTGAAGTTTCGCCCTCCAAATCGAAAACTAAAG GAATGATATCTAAAGGTCGAACGACTCAGGAAATTTGCAAGATAAAGCCAGAGCCAAGATCTTCAATAGCAAGAGGCTCAACTTTAATGAAGCCCACGGCTAGTTATTTGGCTAAACAGAG GTTTCAGAGTACATCTAACAAGTCTGACATGACAAGCTCACAGAATTCTTTGGCATCTGAAAATATTGGAACCAAAAGGCAAAAGCTAGAAATTGGTTATCTACTTAAG ATTGCTCACATGAAGCATCAACGTCTACTATCGCACAAGATATCCAAAAAG GATGCTTCCTCCATCTCTAATTCGATACATTCCAAATTTAAAGTTACCGTTCCAAGAGAACCTGAACTAGAAACTCTGCAGAGGGCACAAAGGCGAAG TTTCAGGTGCAACGAGGACTCAAATTCAAGTGAAAGCACAAAACCCAAAACCCAAATGCTTAAAGCACAGTCCTTGAACAGAAAT ATCTTCAAGGATCCTACATTGCCTCCTCTCAGAAAGACTAGAGCACCGTTGCCGGGGTTTGAT TTATCAAACTCTCCAAATGCCGATTCTGCCGCACAAAATGCTTTAGTGGACTTTAAAAG ACCAAACACTCAAAATGCTGTGAAGCAGGGAAAATCTTTAACATCACTCAAGTCAAGATCACATAAATGTAACAAG GTCTTCCTACAGATATTTCCAAGTAGGGAAGATAATGGCATAGGTGATGACACTGGACAAGAAAGTACATACTCAAAG GAATCTAAATCCATATTTGATGAGAAACTTTCAGTGCATCCTCCAACTGAACTGCTTAATAAG TTGTCCCTTAGATCCGAAAAGGAAGCACGTGAAGAATCTCAGCCAAAAAAGAATCCCTCAGCGAAG GAGTTGAAGGAGAATGCTCCAAATTGTTTGCCAATTAAATTTTGG AAATGTGTTGGAAAACCAAATCAGTGTGCAGCAGAGAGGGGCACTCCCAGGATTGGACACTACTCCAGCATGAACAG GAGCTTGGGAATCCGATGA
- the LOC107863399 gene encoding protein TPX2 isoform X3, translating to MDEEMEDFIVECSDVYEIDSEYEFDAARFYDFCRPESTSDAEEAERWFQTAGNYLPSPLIIKLNLGKEITAGNSNGCSRLQEGKMAKSKCNNSYIPVGSEVSPSKSKTKGMISKGRTTQEICKIKPEPRSSIARGSTLMKPTASYLAKQRFQSTSNKSDMTSSQNSLASENIGTKRQKLEIGYLLKIAHMKHQRLLSHKISKKDASSISNSIHSKFKVTVPREPELETLQRAQRRSFRCNEDSNSSESTKPKTQMLKAQSLNRNIFKDPTLPPLRKTRAPLPGFDLSNSPNADSAAQNALVDFKRPNTQNAVKQGKSLTSLKSRSHKCNKIFPSREDNGIGDDTGQESTYSKESKSIFDEKLSVHPPTELLNKLSLRSEKEAREESQPKKNPSAKELKENAPNCLPIKFWKCVGKPNQCAAERGTPRIGHYSSMNRSLGIR from the exons ATGGACGAAGAAATGGAGGATTTCATTGTTGAATGTTCGGATGTATACGAAATTGACTCTGAATATGAATTTGACGCTGCTCGCTTTTATGATTTCTGTCGTCCGGAGTCGACCTCCGACGCTGAAGAAGCCGAGCGTTGGTTTCAAACGGCTGGCAACTATCTGCCTTCTC CTCTCATTATTAAGTTAAACCTGGGGAAAGAGATTACAGCAGGAAACTCAAATGGTTGCTCAAGGTTACAAGAAGGGAAAATGGCAAAATCAAAATGCAACAACTCATACATACCTGTTGGTTCTGAAGTTTCGCCCTCCAAATCGAAAACTAAAG GAATGATATCTAAAGGTCGAACGACTCAGGAAATTTGCAAGATAAAGCCAGAGCCAAGATCTTCAATAGCAAGAGGCTCAACTTTAATGAAGCCCACGGCTAGTTATTTGGCTAAACAGAG GTTTCAGAGTACATCTAACAAGTCTGACATGACAAGCTCACAGAATTCTTTGGCATCTGAAAATATTGGAACCAAAAGGCAAAAGCTAGAAATTGGTTATCTACTTAAG ATTGCTCACATGAAGCATCAACGTCTACTATCGCACAAGATATCCAAAAAG GATGCTTCCTCCATCTCTAATTCGATACATTCCAAATTTAAAGTTACCGTTCCAAGAGAACCTGAACTAGAAACTCTGCAGAGGGCACAAAGGCGAAG TTTCAGGTGCAACGAGGACTCAAATTCAAGTGAAAGCACAAAACCCAAAACCCAAATGCTTAAAGCACAGTCCTTGAACAGAAAT ATCTTCAAGGATCCTACATTGCCTCCTCTCAGAAAGACTAGAGCACCGTTGCCGGGGTTTGAT TTATCAAACTCTCCAAATGCCGATTCTGCCGCACAAAATGCTTTAGTGGACTTTAAAAG ACCAAACACTCAAAATGCTGTGAAGCAGGGAAAATCTTTAACATCACTCAAGTCAAGATCACATAAATGTAACAAG ATATTTCCAAGTAGGGAAGATAATGGCATAGGTGATGACACTGGACAAGAAAGTACATACTCAAAG GAATCTAAATCCATATTTGATGAGAAACTTTCAGTGCATCCTCCAACTGAACTGCTTAATAAG TTGTCCCTTAGATCCGAAAAGGAAGCACGTGAAGAATCTCAGCCAAAAAAGAATCCCTCAGCGAAG GAGTTGAAGGAGAATGCTCCAAATTGTTTGCCAATTAAATTTTGG AAATGTGTTGGAAAACCAAATCAGTGTGCAGCAGAGAGGGGCACTCCCAGGATTGGACACTACTCCAGCATGAACAG GAGCTTGGGAATCCGATGA
- the LOC107863399 gene encoding uncharacterized protein LOC107863399 isoform X6, whose protein sequence is MDEEMEDFIVECSDVYEIDSEYEFDAARFYDFCRPESTSDAEEAERWFQTAGNYLPSPGNSNGCSRLQEGKMAKSKCNNSYIPVGSEVSPSKSKTKGMISKGRTTQEICKIKPEPRSSIARGSTLMKPTASYLAKQRFQSTSNKSDMTSSQNSLASENIGTKRQKLEIGYLLKIAHMKHQRLLSHKISKKDASSISNSIHSKFKVTVPREPELETLQRAQRRSFRCNEDSNSSESTKPKTQMLKAQSLNRNIFKDPTLPPLRKTRAPLPGFDLSNSPNADSAAQNALVDFKRPNTQNAVKQGKSLTSLKSRSHKCNKVFLQIFPSREDNGIGDDTGQESTYSKESKSIFDEKLSVHPPTELLNKLSLRSEKEAREESQPKKNPSAKELKENAPNCLPIKFWKCVGKPNQCAAERGTPRIGHYSSMNRSLGIR, encoded by the exons ATGGACGAAGAAATGGAGGATTTCATTGTTGAATGTTCGGATGTATACGAAATTGACTCTGAATATGAATTTGACGCTGCTCGCTTTTATGATTTCTGTCGTCCGGAGTCGACCTCCGACGCTGAAGAAGCCGAGCGTTGGTTTCAAACGGCTGGCAACTATCTGCCTTCTC CAGGAAACTCAAATGGTTGCTCAAGGTTACAAGAAGGGAAAATGGCAAAATCAAAATGCAACAACTCATACATACCTGTTGGTTCTGAAGTTTCGCCCTCCAAATCGAAAACTAAAG GAATGATATCTAAAGGTCGAACGACTCAGGAAATTTGCAAGATAAAGCCAGAGCCAAGATCTTCAATAGCAAGAGGCTCAACTTTAATGAAGCCCACGGCTAGTTATTTGGCTAAACAGAG GTTTCAGAGTACATCTAACAAGTCTGACATGACAAGCTCACAGAATTCTTTGGCATCTGAAAATATTGGAACCAAAAGGCAAAAGCTAGAAATTGGTTATCTACTTAAG ATTGCTCACATGAAGCATCAACGTCTACTATCGCACAAGATATCCAAAAAG GATGCTTCCTCCATCTCTAATTCGATACATTCCAAATTTAAAGTTACCGTTCCAAGAGAACCTGAACTAGAAACTCTGCAGAGGGCACAAAGGCGAAG TTTCAGGTGCAACGAGGACTCAAATTCAAGTGAAAGCACAAAACCCAAAACCCAAATGCTTAAAGCACAGTCCTTGAACAGAAAT ATCTTCAAGGATCCTACATTGCCTCCTCTCAGAAAGACTAGAGCACCGTTGCCGGGGTTTGAT TTATCAAACTCTCCAAATGCCGATTCTGCCGCACAAAATGCTTTAGTGGACTTTAAAAG ACCAAACACTCAAAATGCTGTGAAGCAGGGAAAATCTTTAACATCACTCAAGTCAAGATCACATAAATGTAACAAG GTCTTCCTACAGATATTTCCAAGTAGGGAAGATAATGGCATAGGTGATGACACTGGACAAGAAAGTACATACTCAAAG GAATCTAAATCCATATTTGATGAGAAACTTTCAGTGCATCCTCCAACTGAACTGCTTAATAAG TTGTCCCTTAGATCCGAAAAGGAAGCACGTGAAGAATCTCAGCCAAAAAAGAATCCCTCAGCGAAG GAGTTGAAGGAGAATGCTCCAAATTGTTTGCCAATTAAATTTTGG AAATGTGTTGGAAAACCAAATCAGTGTGCAGCAGAGAGGGGCACTCCCAGGATTGGACACTACTCCAGCATGAACAG GAGCTTGGGAATCCGATGA
- the LOC107863399 gene encoding protein TPX2 isoform X8, which translates to MDEEMEDFIVECSDVYEIDSEYEFDAARFYDFCRPESTSDAEEAERWFQTAGNYLPSPLIIKLNLGKEITAGNSNGCSRLQEGKMAKSKCNNSYIPVGSEVSPSKSKTKGMISKGRTTQEICKIKPEPRSSIARGSTLMKPTASYLAKQRFQSTSNKSDMTSSQNSLASENIGTKRQKLEIGYLLKIAHMKHQRLLSHKISKKDASSISNSIHSKFKVTVPREPELETLQRAQRRSFRCNEDSNSSESTKPKTQMLKAQSLNRNIFKDPTLPPLRKTRAPLPGFDLSNSPNADSAAQNALVDFKRPNTQNAVKQGKSLTSLKSRSHKCNKIFPSREDNGIGDDTGQESTYSKESKSIFDEKLSVHPPTELLNKLSLRSEKEAREESQPKKNPSAKKCVGKPNQCAAERGTPRIGHYSSMNRSLGIR; encoded by the exons ATGGACGAAGAAATGGAGGATTTCATTGTTGAATGTTCGGATGTATACGAAATTGACTCTGAATATGAATTTGACGCTGCTCGCTTTTATGATTTCTGTCGTCCGGAGTCGACCTCCGACGCTGAAGAAGCCGAGCGTTGGTTTCAAACGGCTGGCAACTATCTGCCTTCTC CTCTCATTATTAAGTTAAACCTGGGGAAAGAGATTACAGCAGGAAACTCAAATGGTTGCTCAAGGTTACAAGAAGGGAAAATGGCAAAATCAAAATGCAACAACTCATACATACCTGTTGGTTCTGAAGTTTCGCCCTCCAAATCGAAAACTAAAG GAATGATATCTAAAGGTCGAACGACTCAGGAAATTTGCAAGATAAAGCCAGAGCCAAGATCTTCAATAGCAAGAGGCTCAACTTTAATGAAGCCCACGGCTAGTTATTTGGCTAAACAGAG GTTTCAGAGTACATCTAACAAGTCTGACATGACAAGCTCACAGAATTCTTTGGCATCTGAAAATATTGGAACCAAAAGGCAAAAGCTAGAAATTGGTTATCTACTTAAG ATTGCTCACATGAAGCATCAACGTCTACTATCGCACAAGATATCCAAAAAG GATGCTTCCTCCATCTCTAATTCGATACATTCCAAATTTAAAGTTACCGTTCCAAGAGAACCTGAACTAGAAACTCTGCAGAGGGCACAAAGGCGAAG TTTCAGGTGCAACGAGGACTCAAATTCAAGTGAAAGCACAAAACCCAAAACCCAAATGCTTAAAGCACAGTCCTTGAACAGAAAT ATCTTCAAGGATCCTACATTGCCTCCTCTCAGAAAGACTAGAGCACCGTTGCCGGGGTTTGAT TTATCAAACTCTCCAAATGCCGATTCTGCCGCACAAAATGCTTTAGTGGACTTTAAAAG ACCAAACACTCAAAATGCTGTGAAGCAGGGAAAATCTTTAACATCACTCAAGTCAAGATCACATAAATGTAACAAG ATATTTCCAAGTAGGGAAGATAATGGCATAGGTGATGACACTGGACAAGAAAGTACATACTCAAAG GAATCTAAATCCATATTTGATGAGAAACTTTCAGTGCATCCTCCAACTGAACTGCTTAATAAG TTGTCCCTTAGATCCGAAAAGGAAGCACGTGAAGAATCTCAGCCAAAAAAGAATCCCTCAGCGAAG AAATGTGTTGGAAAACCAAATCAGTGTGCAGCAGAGAGGGGCACTCCCAGGATTGGACACTACTCCAGCATGAACAG GAGCTTGGGAATCCGATGA